One Solea senegalensis isolate Sse05_10M linkage group LG13, IFAPA_SoseM_1, whole genome shotgun sequence DNA segment encodes these proteins:
- the tmem45b gene encoding transmembrane protein 45B, giving the protein MANFGGHAIPGSFFLLFGFWLLVKHILQHNWRTTRPKGRQDTPPFLKKMDYVEGGFQMFASFVGIMVEQFVVDGPHAHLYSTEHDSWVKLMNWQHSTMYLFFGIHGMALVFTTKSKVVPVCVDRFTLSLALFVEGFLFYYHLHNRPPLDAHVHTLLLVPVFAGSASTMLEFFIRDNVVLELFKAGMFILQGSWFYQIGFVLYPLNGNLWDLEQHGNIMFVTMCFCWHLAVALLLVSGSSSLVCFTVKRFPGRSRDVEIGMRTTSTSSCQKALLEDSEEE; this is encoded by the exons ATGGCTAACTTTGGAGGACATGCCATTCCCGGCTCCTTTTTCCTGTTGTTCGGTTTTTGGCTCCTCGTGAAACACATTCTCCAACACAACTGGAGGACGACGCGACCCAAAGGACGGCAGGACACGCCGCCTTTCCTTAAGAAAATGGACTACGTTGAAGGAGGATTTCAAATGTTTGCTTCATTTGTGG GTATTATGGTTGAACAGTTTGTGGTGGACGGGCCTCACGCTCACCTCTACAGCACGGAGCACGACTCCTGGGTCAAACTGATGAACTGGCAGCACAGCACCATGTATCTGTTCTTTGGGATCCATGGGATGGCTCTGGTTTTCACAACTAAATCCAAAGTGGTGCCAGTTTGTGTCGATCGCTTCACTCTGTCTCTGGCTCTTTTTGTTGAAG GATTTCTCTTCTATTACCACCTGCACAATCGTCCTCCTCTGGACGCACACGTGCACACTCTGCTGCTCGTGCCCGTGTTTGCTGGGTCTGCCAGTACCATGCTGGAGTTTTTCATCAGAGACAACGTTGTTCTGGAGCTGTTCAAGGCCGGCATGTTCATCCTGCAGGGCTCGTGGTTCTATCAG attggATTTGTTCTGTACCCTCTGAACGGTAATCTGTGGGACCTGGAACAACACGGAAACATCATGTTTGTCACCATGTGCTTCTGCTGGCATTTGGCTGTTGCTCTGCTTTTAGTCTCCGGCTCCTCGTCTCTGGTTTGTTT CACAGTGAAGAGATTCCCGGGACGGTCTCGGGACGTCGAGATCGGAATGCGGACTACATCCACATCCAGCTGCCAAAAAGCTTTGCTTGAAGATTCTGAAGAagagtga